The Salvelinus namaycush isolate Seneca chromosome 13, SaNama_1.0, whole genome shotgun sequence genome includes a region encoding these proteins:
- the LOC120058229 gene encoding uridine phosphorylase 2-like, translated as MSPILLNGIGTVTDHSEYIEPKVPFKNPQIHVKNPHLDTMEEDILYHFNLGTKTHNLPEMFGDIKFVCVGGSANRMKSFAQFIHQELALPGNMDDVTDICEGTDRYSMYKVGPVLSISHGMGIPSISIMLHELIKLLHHARCIDFILFRIGTSGGVGLAPGTVVVTDKAVDCFFRAQFEQVVLGKVITRSTELDVGVSKELLQCSSELEDVPTIIGNTMCTSDFYEGQGRLDGALCSFSTEDKLEYLRKAYNTGVRNIEMESTVFAAMCRACGIKAAVVCVTLLNRFDGDQIATPHDVLVEYQQRPQVLVAHFIKKRLGLVV; from the exons ATGTCACCTATTTTACTGAACGGTATAGGGACTGTCACTGACCATTCTGAATATATCGA ACCCAAGGTCCCTTTCAAGAACCCCCAGATCCATGTTAAGAACCCCCACTTGGATACAATGGAAGAGGACATTCTCTATCACTTCAACCTGGGGACCAAGACCCACAACCTACCTGAAATGTTTGGAGACATCAAG TTTGTGTGCGTCGGCGGCAGTGCCAATCGGATGAAGTCCTTTGCCCAGTTCATTCACCAGGAGCTGGCCTTGCCCGGAAACATGGATGACGTCACCGATATCTGTGAGGGAACCGACCGCTACTCCATGTACAAAGTGGGACCTGTACTTTCTATCAGT CATGGTATGGGCATCCCTTCCATCTCCATCATGCTCCATGAGCTCATCAAGCTGCTGCATCATGCCCGCTGCATCGACTTCATCCTCTTCCGCATTGGCACTTCCGGTGGAGTCG GTCTGGCACCAGGAACAGTGGTGGTCACAGACAAGGCGGTGGACTGCTTCTTCCGTGCCCAGTTTGAGCAGGTGGTTCTAGGTAAGGTGATCACAAGGAGCACAGAGCTTGACGTGGGCGTCTCCAAGGAGCTGCTGCAGTGCTCCTCCGAGTTAGAGGACGTGCCCACCATCATCGGCAACACCATGTGCACCAGTGACTTCTATGAAG GTCAGGGTCGGCTGGATGGAGCTCTCTGCTCCTTCTCCACTGAGGACAAGCTGGAGTACCTGAGGAAAGCCTATAACACGGGAGTCAGGAATATTGAGATGGAGTCCACCGTCTTCGCAGCCATGTGTCGTGCCTGTGGCATCAAAG CTGCAGTCGTATGCGTGACTTTGTTGAACCGTTTCGATGGGGACCAGATCGCCACCCCTCATGATGTGCTGGTGGAGTACCAACAGAGACCTCAGGTTCTGGTGGCCCACTTCATCAAGAAACGCCTGGGCCTCGTCGTCTAA